The following coding sequences lie in one Rutidosis leptorrhynchoides isolate AG116_Rl617_1_P2 chromosome 6, CSIRO_AGI_Rlap_v1, whole genome shotgun sequence genomic window:
- the LOC139855144 gene encoding uncharacterized protein has product MDLIKNNVSLGVGNSKWQWVLDNSQGYSSRLVSTKIDDIIIEKSGHLQGTMKNNYLPQKIGIFVWRALRGRIPVREELDKRGIDLDSLLCPMCNDFIESVDHVLISCKAATDVWKAIYNWWGSSPPNFDSLQKLFSGSGRGILS; this is encoded by the coding sequence ATGGATCTGATCAAAAACAATGTCTCTTTGGGCGTTGGAAACTCAAAATGGCAGTGGGTGCTTGATAACTCACAAGGTTATAGTTCAAGGTTAGTATCTACAAaaattgatgatattattattgagAAATCGGGTCATTTACAGGGCACAATGAAAAACAATTATCTCCCTCAAAAAATTGGTATCTTTGTTTGGAGAGCCCTACGTGGTAGAATCCCGGTTAGAGAAGAACTCGATAAACGTGGAATAGACTTAGACAGTCTATTGTGCCCTATGTGTAACGACTTCATTGAATCGGTGGACCATGTACTCATCTCATGCAAGGCGGCAACCGACGTTTGGAAAGCTATCTATAATTGGTGGGGATCCTCCCCTCCCAATTTTGACAGCTTACAGAAATTGTTCTCGGGCTCGGGACGGGGAATTTTATCTTGA